The Sporomusaceae bacterium FL31 nucleotide sequence AGGCTGTTGCCGCGGACAAAGCAACTAAGCAAGCTTTACCGGACCAAGTTGCGCTAGTCCTGGCGGAATTAGGAGAAAAGATTGCGGCTCATTTTGGCAGTCCCCAAGATATTGAATGGTGTTTGGCTGATGATACAGTATTTATTGTTCAAAGCAGACCCATTACCACGCTGTATCCAGTGCCTCACATTGCTGATCATCATTTGCACATGCTGTTTTCCTTAGGGCATGTCCAGATGATGACTGAACCCATGAAGCCGCTTGGGATTTCAGTATTAAGAATATTCATGCCCTTTGGTAAAGCTGGAAACCACCGCAGCGAAAGTGAACTATTACTTGAAGCAGGCGGCCGCCTGTATATTGATGTTACCAAAGCGCTTGGCTATCGGATTGGCCGTAAATTTTTACCTGCGTTAATCAGCAATGCTGATGAATTTATTAGTCGTGCCATGGAGGAGTTTATTCATCGTACCGATTCAACGTTAAAAGCAGGAATCGGATCTGTCAGCTTTAGCCTGGCGCGAAGTACAGGGGCATTTATCCTGAAGCTAATGAAAACCCTTACTTTCCAAAATCAAGCAGTATTACGAGAGCGGTTAGAAGATTTACTGGCTGCAAGAGTGGCCGAAAATCGGCAAAAAATCAACAGCAAAAGCGGTATTGAGCGAATCAAACAAATTCAAGATATTCTGCCCATGTTACTTCCGTTTGTCTTTAAGAATTTGGGCCCCTATGTTGCATCCGGTGTACTAACCTTTCGCTTAATCGATAAATTGGCGGCTTGGTGGCTGGAGGATGTGGATCAGGAGCTTAGCGGTATCAGTAAGGCTCCCCTTGGGAATGTAACCAGTGAAATGGGCTTAGCGCTTGGCGATGTCGCCGACAGCGTTCGTAACTATCCAGAAGTGATTGAATATCTGCGTACTGCTATTGATGCAGAGTTTATTACCGGACTAAATGGAATTGCCGGTGGGCAGGAAGTTCAAGGAATGATTCAAGGATTTCTTGAAAAATATGGAATGAGAACAACTGGAGAAATTGACATAACCCGTCCCCGCTGGCGTGAGTCCCCTAGTGAATTAGTAAGTTCTATTTTGAGTCATGTGGAAAATAGTAAGGTTGGAGAGCATCGGGCTCAGTTTCGTCAAGGTGAGCTTACTGCACAGCAATCAGCTGATCAATTAATTGAGCGATTGCGCTATACACGGTGGGGCTTTCTAAAGCGTAAAATCATGACCCGGCTTATTGCCGTATACCGTAAGGTTATTGGTCTTCGAGAACATCCGAAGTTTTTCCTTGTTCAACATTTCGATATGATCAAGCAGGCTGTTTTGCAGGAAGCTGAACGGCTAGTAGGTGAAAAAGTTCTTGAAAATCGAGAAGATATTTTCTGGTTAACACTTGACGAATTTATTGCCGTACTTGAGACACGCCAGGTGAATTATGATATGATTGCAGTCCGGCAAGAAGCTTATGAGCGAAACCGCAAGCTTACACCACCGCGTGCCATGACCAGTGAGGGCGAGATTTTAAATGGGTTGGTACGATCGGCCGATATGCCGTCAGATGCTCTTATCGGGAGTCCGGTATCGGTGGGAGTGGTCGAGGGGCGGGCCCGGGTTGTCATCAATTTAGCGGATGCAAAAATCAATAAAGGTGATATTTTGGTCGCTCGTTTTACTGATCCGGGCTGGACTCCATTGTTTCCGCTTGCTGCCGGATTGGTGACCGAAGCTGGTGGGCTAATGACACATGGTGCGGTAGTGGCCAGAGAATATGGGATTCCTGCTGTGGTTGGGGTAGATGGTGCAACAGTAAAAATTAAGGATGGACAAATGATCAGGATTGATGGCCGTAAAGGCTATGTTGAATTTATTCAGTAATGGAATAGCGATGTATTCTAAGAGCTTGGCTTGGCAGGAAAAGCAATGGGTGCCTTTAGCCAAGAGCCGTTGATAATTTCATAAGAATGCTGCTTTTGGCTTGTTCCAGCACGAAATAAATGCTGCTTTCGCCGCTAAAGCCGCCTTGCGCATGCTGAGCGCTTCCGCCGCCTTTACCTGCTACCATTTGCAGAGCTGCTTTCAGTTCGCCCCCCATATGAAGTTCAATATCAGGAGAGCAGGCAAATAATAAGCTGCTTTTCGTGGTTTCAGGATTTTTTGCCCCAAGTAAAGCGATAGTTTTGGAATTGGCTGTTAAGATGCTGGCAAGCTGATTCAGGCTAGCTGAATTTTGGTCAATAAAGCAGATAATTCTAAATCCGTTTGTTAGCTCTGCCTGACTTAACAGCATAGCCGCAGTATGGTTGGTCATTACTTTTTTGATATCAGCTAACTCTTTGGTTAATTGATGCAACCGTTCGCTCTGTTTGTTAAAAGCGGTAAGAATATGTTCTGCTCTTACGGAAAGTTCAGTTGATAAGATGCTGGTAATCCTATTTTTTTTCTGGTAGTCGGCCAATGCTCTATGGCCGCAAAGAACTTCAATTCGTACACCTGTTTTAATTCGTTCCCAACTGCGTATTTTTATTAACCCGATCTCACCGGTAAAGGCTGTATGTGTACCGCCGCATGGACAGCAATCAAATCCACCCATATTTACGATTCTGATCGTATCATATGTTTTGGTTAATTCTTTTCTGAGTTTCAAATCCGCTAATTGAGCTTTGTCGACAAATGAGCAGTGAACTAGGCGATTAGCGAAAACCATTTCGTTAGCTCGCTGCTCTACTTGCTGGATTTGCTGCTCAGTCAATTCATCGATTGCTAAGTCTATCGTTGTAAAGCAATCACCTAGATGAAAGCCGATATTATAAACACCGAATAGTTCTAGAAAGGCTCCGGATAAAATGTGCTCACCGCTATGCTGCTGCATATGGTCAAAGCGTCTTGACCAATTAATTTTACCGGTAACCAGGATGTCGGACGGACGCTGTTCCATCATATGAATGATGGTATCCTGTTGTTGGCGGACCTCAATAACGGGTATATCGTTCAGTGTTCCTGTATCATACGGTTGTCCGCCGCTTTCAGGATAAAATGCTGTTTGATTTAGCACAACCCCAAAGCGATTTTCCGGATATTCAATAATTTCTACTACTTCAGCATCAAACTCCTGCAGATAGCTGTTTTCGTGATATAGCCTGCGTGTTTTCATCGTGACATCCTTTCGTTTTTTATAGTAAGTGTGTCTGCTGCTTATCTATAATTTAGTTCAAGAAGCTATTGTAATGCAAGGACCTGCCTGTCAAAACAGGCAGGTCCTTTATAGTAGGATCGGCTTTTAATCAATTGGACGTTTTTTTCTATAGGTATCCCATGATTCTAAAATCTTCATGCGAGAAAAGTCTAGACGGTTGGCCAGAATTTTCGCGCCTGCCCGCTCATTTTCGGTAGATAAATCATACAAAGAATTGGTGACAGACCCAATAATTGCGGTTAATAATTCATGGAGGGCCTGATCGGAGTGAGCTGCTTGCGTTTTTAGTGTTGATACTTCTGGGGTAGGATCAAGTAGTGAACGAATCGCGTTAACCGCCTCGGGAAGTTTCTCTGCAGGGATTTTTTCCAGTAATTCAAGTAATTCCAGTTTATGATTCATTAAACTTCTCCTTAATCATTGCGCAATCTTTTCTTTAACTATAAGGGAATTTTTTCATTTATGCAATGTTAACTGCTGCAATTGTGACAGTAAGCCTGTGACCGGTAAATATTACCGATAGCACTTTGCTGTTGCTGGTGATAAAGTTGTCATTAAGGAGGCTGAGCACGCTTGTATACATATTGGTGGTCATTGGCGGTTGTGATTATAAAAGTAACTGGCAAATATGTGGTTTATTTCTAAACGTCTAACAAGACGTTTTTTTATTTTCTGCACTGATCATATTTTTCGATTCTATTCATCTGAACATCCAATTTAACGTATCTTGGTATCCATGTTATGATAGTTGGCAAATGTTTGTTCTAGCTTTTTAAAGATGACATAGCTGGGATAAGTAGGAGGCTGTCAAATGAGTGTTCAATCCGAAGCATTACGTCGTGAGCTTGGTTGGCTGCAAGGAGCAGCCATGACGGTAGGGGCTGTCTTAGGATCCGGTGTACTGGTCTTGCCAGTGTCAGCAGCCCAAATCGCCGGTCCGGCCTCGTTAATCAGTTGGCTGCTTATGGGGCTTTTAGCAATACCTTTAGCAACTGTATTAGGAATACTAGGCTCGAACTATCCTGATGCGGGAGGGATAGCCTCTTATACTAAACAGGCCTTTGGAGACAAGGCTGGTGCAGTTACCGGATTTCTATTTTTGGGGACAGTCCCTATTGGTGGACCTGTTGTAGCCTTGATTGGTGCAAATTACATTGGAACCTTGCTGTCCTTAACTCAACCAGTGATATATAGTATTGCCGCTGTCATGTTATTGTTGGCATTATTTTTTAATTACCGGGGGATTCACTTGTCAGGACAAGTACAAGTCGGGATTATACTCGTCATTACAATCGTACTGTTAGCTGCCAGCCTTGCGGCTTTGCCCCATATTAAGGCTGATTATTTCAAACCATTTGCCCCGTATGGCTGGTTACCAGTCGGTAAGGCCATGGCCACCTTATTTTGGGCTTTTGTTGGCTGGGAAATGATTGTTCATCTTGCTGAGGAGTTCAAAAATCCGGCAAAAGATATACCACGGAGCTTAGGTTCGGCCATTGGCTTGACTAATGTGTTATATCTTATGGTTGCTTTTGCCACAATAGGAACTGGTGCCTATTTAGGGACAGGCAGTGAGGCTGCACTGGCTGTCATGATTGGTCAAGGGTGGGGAGAATTGGCAAGCTTATTAACCGGAATACTGGGTTTCACAGTTTGCTATGGAACAGTTCATACCTATATTGCCGGCTTTTCACGGCTTGTTTATTCGCAAGCTCGTGATGGCTATTTTCCGGGTTACTTCAATCAGCTTAGTTCCAGATATGCGACTCCTGGGCGGGTATTGATTTGTCTGGCCGGTGTATTTGTCCTGGTACTGCTGCTTAATTATCTTATTGGGGGCAGTATTGGGTTTTTAATGCAGTGGCCAAGTGCAATATTTATTGCCCTGTATATTTTAGCTATGGCGGCTTCACTGAAGCTTTTTTATAAAAATATCTGGCTGCGGTGCTGTGCGCTGATTTCCTTAGTAATCTGTATTGTGATTTATACTTTTACTGGCTGGATTGGTCTATATCCGTTGCTAGTGGGACTCATTGGCTGGCAAGCGATAAGCAAGAAATAATGTCTACACTCATACCGCTGCAGTTCAATGTTAACATGTAAATATACAGCATAAACAATCCTTAAAATGCATATTTTGTTGAAAAATGTAAAAAAATGTTTGATCTTTTATGTTTTTTGACTATAATAGTTAATAGATAGGCAAAATTACATAGGCAAACTTATCGAAAGATAAGGACGCAAAGCCATGGGTCTAAAAACATTTGTTTATGATTGCCAGGCTGCCGCTTGACATAAGTGTAGCAAAACCAGACGTTATGTCTGGTTTTTTTTGTTTGTTTATGAAGTCATTTTGTTATAAAAAATAAAAATAAATGTTGAAACAGATGAAAGGGAGTAGAGGAAATGCTGCAGTGGTTCAATAATTTAAAAATCTTAGTTAAAATAATGGTTTCGGTAGTGATCGCAACATTCTTTTTAGTAGTAGTAGGTGGTATCGGCTATTATTACACCAATCAAATTAGTGAACAAATGACTATGATGTATCAGGAGCGGCTGATACCAATCAAAAGGCTTAATGAAACTCGCCATAATTTTAGTGCCGTACATGGAATGATTCTTGAAGTTATTTTGGGCAATCCAGATAAAGCCAAAGAACAAAAAATCATGGAAGATATTAAAACTCTTGCTGAAGAGACTAATCGTACATTAGGTGATTATAAAAAATCGAAGTTATCACCTTTTGAACAGGAGAAAATTACAGAGTTAGATCAGTCTATTGGATTATACCGTGTAGAAAGACAAAAGGCCTTAAGCATGGCGCAAGCCGGACAACGGCAGGAAGCGTATAGTTACTTTGCACAAAATGCCAGCAAGCATCTTGAACATACCAAAGCGATTTTAAAAGAACTGGCTGATTATAGTGCTCAAGCTAGTGAAAAATCAAATCAGACTGGTGAGAGCAATGCTTTACTGGCAAAATCACTCATTATTGCAATTACTATCCTCGCAGTGGCAGTTTCAACAATTTTAAGCTGGCTGTTGGCAAGAATGATTGCGCGCAGACTGGGGAATACTGTTCATACACTGAATCTGGTTGCGGCTGGCGATTTAACTAAAGAAGTAACTGTCACGGCACAAGATGAAATTGGTCAAATGGGGTCAGCTTTAAATGCCACGGTACGCAACTTAAATAATCTCATTGGCAATGTCAGATTGCTTGGAGAGCAAGTGGCTGCTTCGTCTCAGCAGCTTACTGCAAGTTCTGGTGAGTCGGCGCAAGCTACCAATCAGGTCGCAATGACTATTGCGGATGTTTCACAAGGGACAGAGCTGCAGGTTAGCGCTGTTAATGAGTCTTCAGCCATTGTTGAACAGATGTCGGCAGGAATACACCAGATTGCGGCAAATGCAAACGTTGTTGCTGGTGTTTCCGGCCAAGCGGCCAATACCGCCCGCAGCGGTGAAACAGCAGTAATTTCTGCAGTCGATCAAATGAATAACATCGAAAGAACTGTTATCAGTTCGGCTGAGGTTGTTGCAAAGCTTGGGGAACGCTCTAACGAAATTGGCCAAATTGTTGATACCATTTCAGGAATTGCAGGGCAAACCAATCTATTGGCATTAAACGCAGCCATTGAAGCGGCCCGTGCCGGTGAGCAAGGGCGTGGTTTTGCTGTTGTTGCTGAAGAAGTTCGCAAATTAGCTGAGCAGTCTCAAGATGCCGCTAAACAAATTGCCGGTTTAATCAGCGAAATTCAGGGCGATACAGATAAAGCTGTTGTGGCCATGAGCGAGGGTACCCGGGAAGTAAAAGCTGGAACTGATGCTGTGGCTGTTGCTGGAAAAGCCTTTAATGAGATTGTTCAGCTTATTGATCAAGTATCAAGCCAGGTTCGAGATATTTCTGCAGCCATTCAGCAAATGGCTGGCGGCAGTGAAAAAATTGTGGAATCAGTTCGTGATATTGATAGAATTAGTAAAGAGACTGCTGGACAAGCTCAAACCATGTCGGCAGCTACGCAGGAACAATCTGCGGCTATGGAAGAAATCGCCGCTTCAAGTCAAAGTTTGGCCAATATGGCTTTGCAGCTTCAAACAGCAATTGATAAATTTAAGGTATAGGACGAATTAACTTGAAATTTTTATCAATTGAATTGGCAAAAAGTGAATGGGAGTCCACGGCGTGGATTCCCATTAATTATTTTAGGGAAAAGTATTGCATACAGTGGACAAAACCATTAAAATATAACCTTGTTGGATAGAAAATATTTTTTCAAGGTGGTGAAAGTGATATGAGGAATTCTATATCAATCGTAGGAGCTCCAATGTGGTTAGGTCAGACCCGTTATGGGACTAACTTGGCTCCTGATGCATTGCGTTCTGTTGGTCTATTAGCCCGATTGCGGGCAATAAATGAAGATATTATTGACTTAGGGAATATTCCTATCACAACCACCGGGCAGTTTAAAGCCAGTGAAACCCAGGTGAAAAACCTTAAATCTATTGCAGCAGCTTGTGATAAAATTGCTAAAAGTGTTGCCGATATTCTTGCAAATAGCCGTTTCCCGCTGGTCTTAGGCGGTGATCATAGTATCGCTATTGGAACGCTAGCTGGACTTACTCGGCATTATCATAATCCCGGTGTTATTTGGTATGATGCCCATGCCGATATCAATACTCATGAAACTACTCCCAGCGGAAATATCCACGGTATGCCGCTTGCGGTCAGTATGGGACTCGGGCATGAGACGCTGGTGAATGCTGGCGGCAGCAAGTTTAGAATCAAACCTGAGAATATTGTCTTTATTGGTGTACGTGATATTGATGCTGGTGAAGCTGATCTCATTGCCAGTCACAATATCAAGCTATATACCGTTGATGACGTGAATCGTTTAGGGATGGACACGGTTATTGCTGAAACGGCTCAATATTTATCAAAGTGTGATGGTATCCATCTAAGTTTTGATATTGACGGTATTGATCCAGTAGCAATGCCTGGTGTGGGAACTCCAGTAGCTGGCGGTGTTAGCTATGAAGATAGTCTACGGGCATTGCAATTATTAGCTGAGCTGGATTCTATTATTTCTGCAGAATTTGTTGAACTTAACCCGCTGCTTGATAAAGATTCGAGAACGACTAAAGCGGCTCTGGATCTCATTGCTGCTTTTGTGGGAGAGAAGTCTCGCGGCGAAGTTGCGCATAGTTCGAACCTTTGGCAGCCAGAGCTTACTGCAACAATAAAAGTATAATTTTCATGCGGGAACAAATTTGTTCCCGCATGTTTTTTTCAGCCTGTTTGCACGAACAGGAAATCATGAAGCAAAGTCGAAGTTCTCTATTAGATTTCTAGTAAGCAAAACGGGGGAATCTCAGTAGTTACCAATAGTTTACTAATGTATTGATGAGGAGATTTTAATGGCCAAAGAATCGGAATTGATCCATTCTATTGATCGTGCTCTTGATATTTTATTGCTCTTGCAGCAAGAGGGTAAAGAAATGGGGGTTACGCAGATTGGTACCAGCTTAGGTATGTATAAAAGTACTGTTTATCGAACCCTGAATACTTTGGAGAATAAGGGCTTTGTCCAGCAGAATCCGGATAATGGCAAATATTGGCTGGGGATGAAACTGTATTCTTTAGGGATGCTCATTCGGGAAAAATCTCATCTGACCAGCATTGCCTATTCCTATGCGAAAGAGTTGTCTGAGAAATACCGGGAAGTTGTACATATTTCAGTGTTAGATAAAGGTGCAGAGCATTACCCTAAGCACATTATTATTGATAAAATTGAAAGCCAGCAAGTGCTAAGTTTGACTCCGCCCATTGGTTCAAGTGCTCCTTGTCATTGTTCAGCAGTGGGTAAGTGTTTATTGGCTTTTAGTTCAGAGCAGTATATTGAGAAATTTCTCGGTCATGTATTGCCAAAGTATACCGAAAAAACCATTGTTCAATGGGATAAGCTGCTTACAGAACTTGCTGAAATTCGCCAAAAGGGGTATGCACTTGACGATGAAGAGTTAGAATTGGGATTGACTTGCCTCGCGGCTCCTATTTTTGGCCGTGGCAATGATGTCTTAGCTGCGCTCAGTTTATCTGGTCCTAGTTCACGGGTAAAGTCGGAACGGTTTGCTGAAATGGTAGCTGCAATTATTCAGACAACTAAAATGATTTCCGGTCAGTTACGCTAACAAAACCTGCACTGCCAAAAGGCAGTGCAGGTTTTGGCTTTGCGAATGCATACATGTATAGCATACATTTTGATGAAATGTCTTTCATACATGTATACATGAATACTCTCTTTTGCTGACAGGAATAGTTCAAAGAATGCTGAATAAAATGAAGTAAGCAAATAAAACGGAACAGTGTTCCGCTGTTGGGAACAAATGATGAACGGTGAAGGCAAGGAGAGGATTGTATGAGCAAAAAAATAGCCAATGAACTTATTTTAGTGATTAATCCAGGTGCTACATCAACTAAATTTGCTGTTTTTAACGGTGAGACGCAGTTATTGAAAAAGACTATCCAGCATTCTGTGAGCGATTTACAAAATTTTATCCAGATATTTGACCAATATCATTATCGTCTAGAGCTTATCCTTACTAGTTTGCGGGAGGAAGGCGTTGCTCTGGACAGTTTGAAGGCAGTTGTTGGACGGGGGGGGATCTTAAAACCTCTGTCAGGTGGTACTTATCAAATTAATACTCAAATGGTGGCAGACCTAAAATTAGCTGAGCGGGGTGAACATGCCTCAAATCTTGGAGCAGTCATGGCCTTTGATATTGCAGAGAAATTAAAGATCGCTTCGTATATTGTGGATCCAGTATCAGTAGACGAAATGACAGCTGTAGCACGTTTCTCGGGAATGCCGGAGCTGCCAAGAATTAGTTTATCCCATGCCTTAAATATGAAGGCTGTTGCCCGAAAGGCGGCGCAGCAGTTAGGACGGCGTTACGAAGAGGTTCATTTTATTGTGGTTCATTTGGGAACAGGTATCTCTGTTTCACCTCATAAAAATGGTCTAATGATTGATGTGAATAATGCGATGGAAGAAGGCCCATTTTCACCCGATCGTTCTGGCGGTCTGCCGGCCAGCCAGCTAGTCAGACTCTGTTATTCGGGTCAGTATTCCTATCAGGAACTAAAACGTAAAATCAATGGTCAAGGTGGCGTTTATGCCTACTTGGGCACAAGAGATATGCGGGAAGTTGAGGCACTGGCAGACCAGGGCAATAAGCTGGCAGCCGAAACTCTTGAAGCCTTCTGTTACCAGGTTGCTAAAGAAATTGGTGCAATGGCCACTGTATTAGAGGGGCAGGTCGACCGGATTATTTTAACTGGCGGAATGGCTTTCTCAGGCAAAATTGTCGCGCAGATCAGCAAACGAGTGCAGTTTATTGCTCCTATTCTTGTGATTCCGGGTGAGGAAGAATTGGAGTCACTCGCTTTAGGTGCGCTGCGGGTACTCCGTGGTGAAGAGGAAGTAAGGAATTATCAGTAAGAAAGCGAGGTGTATGGGATTGTATCAAAATTATCAGCAAGTATTGGACCAAGCTAGAGGCATCGGGCCACTGACCATTAGTGTTGCAGCTGCCCAGGATAAAGAAGTGCTGATTGCGCTAAAAACTGCTCAGGAGGCTGGAATTGTTAAGCCTATCTTGGTTGGTGATAAACAGCAGATTATATCGCTAATGAATGAGCTCGGCTTCAGTGCAGCAGCTATTGTCCATGAGAGTGACAGCGATGAAGCGGCCAAAACGGCTGTAGCCTTGGTGCGCAATGGCGATGCTCAAATTTTAATGAAAGGTCAGATTAACAGCAGTAATTTTCTTAAGGCAGTTCTTAACAAGGAAGTTGGTTTACGGACAGGGCGGCTGCTTAGCCACTTGGCTTGCTTTGAAATCAAGAACCAATCCAACCTGCTTTTTGTAACAGATGGTGGTATGAATATCAGTCCAACTTTAGCCGAGAAAAAGGATATTCTGAAAAATGCCATGCTGGCACTGAATGCCATGGGCATAGTGCCTCATGTTGCTGTTCTTGCGGCCAATGAAGTGGTCAGCACTAGGATGCCGGCAACAATGGATGCTAAGTCTATTACTGAAGGCTATCTGGCCGGAGAATTTCCGTCAGGCATCGTAGAAGGACCCATTGCACTGGATGTAGCCGTTAGCTGTGAAGCAGCCCGGCATAAAAATATAGCTAGCCATATTGCGGGTAAGGTTGATTTGATGCTTGTACCTTCTATTGAAACAGGAAATATTTTGGGAAAAGCTTTAATTTATTATGGCGGTGCGAAAATGGCTGGCTTAGTATTGGGAGCGAGTCATCCGATTGTTATGACATCCCGGGCTGAAACAGCAGAAGGTAAGTTGAATTCTATTGCTTTGGCATGTTTGGCTTATGAGCAAAAATCTCAATCCTAAGGAGGCAATGGTATGGCAAAGGTGGTTGTTCTTGCTGAGTATTGCAAAAGCTGTGGATTATGCTTGTCAGTATGTCCGAATCATGTGTTAAGAGTTGGTAAGAAGACCAATCAGAAAGGCTATTACGTCATAGAAGTTGCTAATGAAGCACAATGTACCGGCTGTACGTTATGCGGCATTATGTGTCCGGATTTAGCATTAGAAATAGCCAGGTAGCAAAGGGGCTGATTGAATGGATAAACGATTAATCAAGGGGAATGAAGCAATCGCTGAGGCGGCCATACGTGCCGGGTGCAAACTTTTTTTTGGCTATCCGATAACCCCATCAACCGAGATCATGGAATATTTGGCCAAACATATGCCTAAAGCCGGTGGGATTGTATTGCAGGGAGAAGATGAAGTTGCTTCTATTAATATGTGCTATGGAGCCGCGGCAACAGGAGCAAGGGTAATGACAGCTTCCTCTAGTCCTGGTTTTAGTTTAAAACAAGAAGGACTGTCCTATTTGGCTGCTGCAGAATTACCGGTCGTAGTGGTTAATGTCAATCGCACCGGACCTGGTTTGGGCGGGCTTGGCCCGGCTCAGTCAGATTATTTTCAGTGCACAAAGGGCGGCGGACACGGCGATTATCGCTTAATCGTATTAGCACCATCAAAAGGGCAAGAGCTTTATGACTATACCATGCAAGCTTTTGATTTGGCTGATCAATATCGAAATCCGGTTTTAATTCTTGCTGATGGATTTTTGGGTCAAATGATGGAACCTATTGAATTTAAAGAACGACCACAGCTTGAACTGCCGGATAAAGACTGGAAAACCGATGGATGTCGTGGACGATCCAAACGCAAAATTGCCAGCTATGCTTTGACCAATGAAATTGGGGAAGCCCATTGTCTCTATTGGCAGACTAAATATATGCAGATAAAAGAAGATGAACAGCGATGGGAAAGCTTTTATACGGATGACGCAGAGTATTTGCTGGTGGGATACGGAACATGCGGTCGTATTGCCAAGAGTGTAGTTCTGCACGCGCGTCAGCAGGGCTTAAAATTAGGGTTAATTCGGCCAATAACAGTTTGGCCATTTCCAGAGAAAGCTTTCGCCCCGTGCCTGAATACAGTCAAGGGAATCGTCACTATTGAACTCAATGCCGGGCAGATGATTGAGGATGTGCAGTTAGCCGTTCAGTGTAAGATGCCAGTCCATTTATATAGCCGTCAGGGTGGGATGCTGCCTACGGAAGGTGAAATATGGGAATATGTTAGCAGAGTCTTTCAGTTGACACCGCCAGAGGAGGAGTAATCGTGCAGAATGTTTTTTCAAGACCCAAGGGATTAACCGAACTGCCCTTCCATTATTGTCCTGGATGCACTCATGGCATTATCCATCGTTTGATTGGCGAAGTTTTAGCAGAATTGAATATTATTGAAGATACAATCGGCGTTGCTCCGGTAGGCTGTGCTGGTTTCTCACTGGATTTTTTTAGTTGCGATTTTGTTGGAGCAGCACATGGAAGGGCACAGGCTGTAGCTACAGGAATTAAGCGGGCTTTACCAGAGAAGTTGGTGTTTACTTACCAGGGAGACGGCGATATTTGTGCGATTGGTACTTCACATGCGATACACGTTGCCGCCAGAGCGGAAAAAATCACATCCATCATGGTCAACAATGCGGTATTTGGCATGACTGGCGGTCAAATGGCTCCAACTACATTAGACGGGCAGATTACTACAACCAGCCCCTATGGCCGTGACTGCAATGTTGTTGGTTCGCCAATTGATTTACCCAAAATTATTGCGACAATGCAAGGGGCAGCCTATGTTGCCGCTGTATCGGTAGATTCGCCTAAAAATATTCTTGCAGCAAAGAAAGCCATCAAAAAGGGCTTCCAGGTTCAGCAAGCAGGGTTAGGCTTTGCTTTTATCAGCATTTTATCCACTTGTCCAACAAACTGGGGATTGTCACCTGTTGATAGCATCAAATGGCTGCAGCAGCATATGCTTCCTGTTTATCAAATGGGCGAACTTAAGCTGCCGGA carries:
- the rocF gene encoding arginase, producing the protein MWLGQTRYGTNLAPDALRSVGLLARLRAINEDIIDLGNIPITTTGQFKASETQVKNLKSIAAACDKIAKSVADILANSRFPLVLGGDHSIAIGTLAGLTRHYHNPGVIWYDAHADINTHETTPSGNIHGMPLAVSMGLGHETLVNAGGSKFRIKPENIVFIGVRDIDAGEADLIASHNIKLYTVDDVNRLGMDTVIAETAQYLSKCDGIHLSFDIDGIDPVAMPGVGTPVAGGVSYEDSLRALQLLAELDSIISAEFVELNPLLDKDSRTTKAALDLIAAFVGEKSRGEVAHSSNLWQPELTATIKV
- a CDS encoding IclR family transcriptional regulator, which gives rise to MAKESELIHSIDRALDILLLLQQEGKEMGVTQIGTSLGMYKSTVYRTLNTLENKGFVQQNPDNGKYWLGMKLYSLGMLIREKSHLTSIAYSYAKELSEKYREVVHISVLDKGAEHYPKHIIIDKIESQQVLSLTPPIGSSAPCHCSAVGKCLLAFSSEQYIEKFLGHVLPKYTEKTIVQWDKLLTELAEIRQKGYALDDEELELGLTCLAAPIFGRGNDVLAALSLSGPSSRVKSERFAEMVAAIIQTTKMISGQLR
- the buk1 gene encoding putative butyrate kinase, producing MSKKIANELILVINPGATSTKFAVFNGETQLLKKTIQHSVSDLQNFIQIFDQYHYRLELILTSLREEGVALDSLKAVVGRGGILKPLSGGTYQINTQMVADLKLAERGEHASNLGAVMAFDIAEKLKIASYIVDPVSVDEMTAVARFSGMPELPRISLSHALNMKAVARKAAQQLGRRYEEVHFIVVHLGTGISVSPHKNGLMIDVNNAMEEGPFSPDRSGGLPASQLVRLCYSGQYSYQELKRKINGQGGVYAYLGTRDMREVEALADQGNKLAAETLEAFCYQVAKEIGAMATVLEGQVDRIILTGGMAFSGKIVAQISKRVQFIAPILVIPGEEELESLALGALRVLRGEEEVRNYQ
- the ptb gene encoding phosphate butyryltransferase, which translates into the protein MYQNYQQVLDQARGIGPLTISVAAAQDKEVLIALKTAQEAGIVKPILVGDKQQIISLMNELGFSAAAIVHESDSDEAAKTAVALVRNGDAQILMKGQINSSNFLKAVLNKEVGLRTGRLLSHLACFEIKNQSNLLFVTDGGMNISPTLAEKKDILKNAMLALNAMGIVPHVAVLAANEVVSTRMPATMDAKSITEGYLAGEFPSGIVEGPIALDVAVSCEAARHKNIASHIAGKVDLMLVPSIETGNILGKALIYYGGAKMAGLVLGASHPIVMTSRAETAEGKLNSIALACLAYEQKSQS
- a CDS encoding oxidoreductase; protein product: MAKVVVLAEYCKSCGLCLSVCPNHVLRVGKKTNQKGYYVIEVANEAQCTGCTLCGIMCPDLALEIAR
- a CDS encoding 3-methyl-2-oxobutanoate dehydrogenase subunit VorB, encoding MDKRLIKGNEAIAEAAIRAGCKLFFGYPITPSTEIMEYLAKHMPKAGGIVLQGEDEVASINMCYGAAATGARVMTASSSPGFSLKQEGLSYLAAAELPVVVVNVNRTGPGLGGLGPAQSDYFQCTKGGGHGDYRLIVLAPSKGQELYDYTMQAFDLADQYRNPVLILADGFLGQMMEPIEFKERPQLELPDKDWKTDGCRGRSKRKIASYALTNEIGEAHCLYWQTKYMQIKEDEQRWESFYTDDAEYLLVGYGTCGRIAKSVVLHARQQGLKLGLIRPITVWPFPEKAFAPCLNTVKGIVTIELNAGQMIEDVQLAVQCKMPVHLYSRQGGMLPTEGEIWEYVSRVFQLTPPEEE
- a CDS encoding 2-oxoglutarate oxidoreductase, with amino-acid sequence MQNVFSRPKGLTELPFHYCPGCTHGIIHRLIGEVLAELNIIEDTIGVAPVGCAGFSLDFFSCDFVGAAHGRAQAVATGIKRALPEKLVFTYQGDGDICAIGTSHAIHVAARAEKITSIMVNNAVFGMTGGQMAPTTLDGQITTTSPYGRDCNVVGSPIDLPKIIATMQGAAYVAAVSVDSPKNILAAKKAIKKGFQVQQAGLGFAFISILSTCPTNWGLSPVDSIKWLQQHMLPVYQMGELKLPEEGRNHD